Proteins from a single region of Colias croceus chromosome Z, ilColCroc2.1:
- the LOC123705139 gene encoding ras-related protein Rab-21-like isoform X1: MQDDIFVKNFNVTCHIISGDGKRNIDIALTFRIELWVSEVTKVSFTYRLIIVGFFRLRMANSPSGINNFKVVLLGEGCVGKTSILLRYIEDKFNDKHLTTLQATFLNKKLNINGKRINLSIWDTAGQEKFHALGPIYYRNSNGAILVYDITDEDSFGKVKNWVKELKKMLGSDIVLVIAGNKIDLEHERTVPLEEAESYANTVGAKHYYTSAKLNQGVEELFLELTREMAERAERGARADAGRGSRVLVVDDEAPARSSCCGGARSA; the protein is encoded by the exons ATGCAAGATGACatctttgttaaaaatttcaatgtcACCTGTCATATCATATCAGGAGACGGGAAGAGAAATATTGACATTGCTCTAActtttag GATCGAATTGTGGGTTTCAGAAGTTACCAAGGTTTCCTTTACGTACCGGTTAATAATTGTTG GTTTTTTTAGATTGAGAATGGCAAACTCACCAAGTGgaataaacaatttcaaagTGGTGTTACTGGGCGAGGGATGTGTCGGTAAGACGTCCATATTGCTGCGGTATATTGAAGACAAGTTTAACGACAAACACCTGACTACACTTCAG GCGACGTTCCTCAACAAAAAACTGAACATAAACGGCAAAAGAATAAATCTGTCGATCTGGGACACGGCCGGCCAGGAGAAGTTCCACGCTCTGGGCCCAATCTACTATAGGAACTCGAACGGCGCCATCCTCGTGTACGACATCACCGATGAAGACTCCTTTGGAAAG GTTAAGAATTGGGTAAAGGAGTTGAAGAAGATGCTCGGCTCGGACATTGTTCTGGTGATAGCTGGTAACAAAATAGACTTGGAACATGAGAGGACGGTGCCGCTTGAAGAAGCCGAAAG CTATGCGAACACGGTGGGAGCGAAGCACTATTACACGTCCGCGAAGCTGAACCAGGGCGTGGAGGAGCTGTTCCTGGAGCTGACGCGCGAGATGGCGGAGCGGGCGGAGCGCGGGGCCCGCGCTGATGCCGGGCGTGGGTCGCGTGTGCTCGTGGTGGACGACGAAGCCCCCGCGCGTAGCTCGTGCTGCGGGGGGGCCAGGAGCGCGTAA
- the LOC123705139 gene encoding ras-related protein Rab-21-like isoform X2 has translation MANSPSGINNFKVVLLGEGCVGKTSILLRYIEDKFNDKHLTTLQATFLNKKLNINGKRINLSIWDTAGQEKFHALGPIYYRNSNGAILVYDITDEDSFGKVKNWVKELKKMLGSDIVLVIAGNKIDLEHERTVPLEEAESYANTVGAKHYYTSAKLNQGVEELFLELTREMAERAERGARADAGRGSRVLVVDDEAPARSSCCGGARSA, from the exons ATGGCAAACTCACCAAGTGgaataaacaatttcaaagTGGTGTTACTGGGCGAGGGATGTGTCGGTAAGACGTCCATATTGCTGCGGTATATTGAAGACAAGTTTAACGACAAACACCTGACTACACTTCAG GCGACGTTCCTCAACAAAAAACTGAACATAAACGGCAAAAGAATAAATCTGTCGATCTGGGACACGGCCGGCCAGGAGAAGTTCCACGCTCTGGGCCCAATCTACTATAGGAACTCGAACGGCGCCATCCTCGTGTACGACATCACCGATGAAGACTCCTTTGGAAAG GTTAAGAATTGGGTAAAGGAGTTGAAGAAGATGCTCGGCTCGGACATTGTTCTGGTGATAGCTGGTAACAAAATAGACTTGGAACATGAGAGGACGGTGCCGCTTGAAGAAGCCGAAAG CTATGCGAACACGGTGGGAGCGAAGCACTATTACACGTCCGCGAAGCTGAACCAGGGCGTGGAGGAGCTGTTCCTGGAGCTGACGCGCGAGATGGCGGAGCGGGCGGAGCGCGGGGCCCGCGCTGATGCCGGGCGTGGGTCGCGTGTGCTCGTGGTGGACGACGAAGCCCCCGCGCGTAGCTCGTGCTGCGGGGGGGCCAGGAGCGCGTAA
- the LOC123705404 gene encoding ATPase family AAA domain-containing protein 3A homolog: MSWLFGYSRPSQPPPEGPPPDGEAAAAPPNLTKAEKKAMEAYRFDSSALERAAQAARELERSKHSKEALELSKLQEATRQQEQMAKIKEYEAAIEQAKVEQRRIDHEERRKTLQEETKQHQMRAQYQDQLSKKRYEEQLVQQQRSQEEILRKQEESVAKQEALRRATIEHEMELREKNKLKAIEAEARARAKADRENRDINLEQIRLKAMEKRTTILESIQTAGSVIGAGVNALLTDWDKTLAAAGGLSLLALGVYAAKGATSVTARFIEARIGKPTLVNETSRFSLLEAAKHPILSASKAVARLRKPADALSGVVLAPNLERRLRDIAIATKNTRLNRGFYRNLLMYGPPGTGKTLFSKKLAKHSGMEYAIMTGGDVAPMGKDAVAAIHKVFDWANTSRKGVLLFIDEADAFLRKRSSEHISEDLRAALNAFLYRTSDQSSRIMLVLASNTPQQFDSAINDRLDKMIEFGLPGLEERERLIRLYFDKFVLIPASEGKRRLSVELFDYSALCSTLAARTAGMSGRALSKLGVAWQAAAYASDDGRLTERMCVAICDDAVADHRQKMEWLSAEEKSRSMMPYLLDLPPLDTTDEPKKATIKELSEKKRSKKHYDQDK, translated from the exons AACATTCCAAGGAAGCACTTGAACTAAGCAAGCTGCAAGAAGCCACTCGGCAGCAAGAACAAATGGCCAAGATAAAGGAATATGAGGCTGCCATAGAACAAGCCAAGGTGGAGCAGAGGAGGATCGACCATGAGGAGAGAAGAAAGACATTGCAA gaaGAAACAAAACAGCATCAAATGCGCGCCCAGTACCAAGATCAGCTGTCAAAGAAGCGTTATGAGGAACAATTGGTACAGCAGCAGAGATCACAAGAAGAAATATTGAGGAA ACAAGAAGAGAGTGTAGCGAAACAAGAGGCCCTCCGCCGCGCGACCATAGAGCACGAAATGGAGTTGCGCGAAAAGAACAAACTCAAGGCCATAGAGGCAGAGGCCAGGGCGAGGGCGAAGGCCGATAGAGAGAACAGAGACATCAACCTGGAGCAGATCAGACTGAAGGCCATGGAGAAGAGGACTACCATTTTGGAGAGCATACA AACGGCTGGAAGCGTAATAGGCGCGGGGGTGAATGCTCTCCTAACTGACTGGGACAAGACACTGGCCGCGGCCGGGGGACTGTCCCTACTGGCGCTAGGAGTGTACGCCGCTAAGGGGGCTACTTCGGTCACCGCTAGGTTCATTGAGGCTAGGATTG GCAAGCCAACACTCGTGAATGAGACATCCCGGTTCTCACTGCTGGAAGCGGCGAAGCACCCGATACTGAGCGCTTCCAAAGCTGTGGCGCGTCTTCGGAAACCAGCCGACGCACTATCCGGAGTGGTACTGGCACCGAACCTGGAACGGAGACTGAGAGATATCGCCATAGCAACGAAAAATACGCGCCTAAATCGCGGCTTTTATAGGAATCTGCTGATGTATGGACCGCCTGGAACGGGCAAAACGCTGTTCTCGAAG AAATTGGCGAAACATTCGGGCATGGAGTACGCTATAATGACGGGCGGTGACGTCGCTCCGATGGGCAAAGATGCAGTCGCGGCCATACACAAAGTATTCGACTGGGCCAACACTAGCAGAAAAG gtGTGCTCTTATTCATCGACGAGGCGGACGCGTTCCTCCGCAAGCGCTCCTCAGAGCACATAAGCGAAGACCTCCGTGCGGCTCTCAACGCGTTCCTCTACAGAACATCGGACCAAAGCAGCAGGATCATGCTCGTGCTGGCCTCCAACACCCCGCAGCAATTCGACTCGGCTATCAATGATAGGCTCGATAAGATGATCGAGTTTGGCCTACCCGGATTGGAGGAGAGGGAACGCTTGATTAGGCTCTACTTTGACAAGTTTGTGCTGATCCCCGCGTCGGAAGGGAAGAG GCGTCTGAGCGTGGAGCTGTTCGACTACAGCGCGCTGTGCAGCACGCTGGCGGCGCGCACGGCGGGCATGTCGGGCCGCGCGCTGTCCAAGCTGGGCGTGGCGTGGCAGGCGGCGGCCTACGCGTCCGACGACGGCCGGCTCACCGAGCGCATGTGCGTCGCCATCTGCGACGACGCGGTCGCCGACCACCGCCAGAAG ATGGAATGGCTATCCGCTGAGGAGAAATCTCGCAGCATGATGCCGTATCTACTAGACTTGCCGCCTCTAGATACGACCGATGAACCAAAAAAAGCCACAATCAAGGAGTTGTCAGAGAAGAAGCGATCAAAGAAACACTACGACCAGGACAAGTGa